The Anopheles merus strain MAF chromosome 2L, AmerM5.1, whole genome shotgun sequence genome has a segment encoding these proteins:
- the LOC121592910 gene encoding casein kinase I-like, translating to MNLICKKYRRIHKIGMGTFCNVYLGEDIENGFKVAIKMDKCREDESRSLLPHEYKVYAQLAGCEGIPDVHLFGQERGYNVIVMDKLGPSLEDLFNFCSRRFSLKTVMMLVDQMITKVAGVHTKNIIHRDLKPDNFVMGAEKQDKLLFLIDFGLAKKYYNPSSRSHIAYREGRSLVGTARYASLSSHLGIELSRRDDMESIGYVMVYFRRGSLPWQGLQGVNKFQRNERIMEKKLATSIEDLCAGLPEEFAAYLQYCRSMSFDEQPDYQYWISTFREVLSANELKYDLIFDWHGLMPSEAAEEDSNNASATTADES from the coding sequence ATGAATCTCATATGCAAGAAGTACCGACGAATCCATAAGATAGGAATGGGGACTTTTTGCAACGTATACCTCGGCGAGGACATCGAAAATGGCtttaaggtagctattaagATGGACAAATGTCGCGAAGACGAATCTCGCTCTTTGCTGCCTCATGAGTACAAGGTGTACGCACAACTtgcgggctgcgaaggcattccggacgtccaTCTCTTCGGACAGGAACGTGGTTACAACGTTATTGTCATGGATAAGCTTGGCCCTTCCTTGGAAGATCTTTTCAACTTTTGCTCACGAAGATTTTCACTCAAAACCGTCATGATGTTGGTCGACCAGATGATCACGAAAGTCGCTGGCGTGCATACGAAAAATATCATTCATCGCGACCTTAAGCCAGACAACTTTGTTATGGGAGCCGAAAAGCAAGATAAATTGCTGTTCCTGATTGACTTTGGTTTGGCTAAAAAGTACTACAACCCCAGTTCCCGTTCTCATATCGCATATCGGGAAGGAAGGAGCTTGGTCGGTACTGCCCGGTATGCCTCACTAAGTTCCCACCTGGGAATTGAGCTAAGCCGTCGTGACGACATGGAGTCGATAGGATATGTGATGGTTTACTTCCGACGAGGCTCGCTGCCGTGGCAAGGGCTGCAAGGGGTCAACAAGTTTCAGAGGAACGAACGGATCATGGAGAAGAAACTTGCCACATCGATCGAGGATTTGTGCGCGGGTTTACCTGAGGAGTTTGCGGCATATTTACAGTACTGTCGCAGTATGTCTTTCGACGAACAGCCAGATTACCAGTACTGGATTTCTACATTTCGGGAGGTTTTGAGTGCAAATGAGCTTAAAtatgatttaatttttgattGGCACGGACTAATGCCTTCGGAAGCAGCGGAGGAAGACAGCAACAATGCCTCCGCAACTACAGCTGATGAAAGTTAA